The region GCTGCTGGTAGCTCCTAAATCCCCGGGACACATGGTTCGCCGTACTTATGTGGAAGGCTTCGGCGTTCCCGGCCTGATCGCTATTGAGCAAGATGCAACCGGCAATGCACAGGCTATCGGTCTGGCGTATGCCAAAGGCATCGGCTGTACCCGTGCCGGAGTGATCGAGACCTCGTTCCGTGAAGAGACGGAAACGGATCTGTTCGGTGAACAGGCTGTCCTCTGCGGCGGTGTGTCCGAACTGATCAAGGCTGGCTTCGAGACATTGACTGAAGCCGGATATGCTCCTGAGATGGCTTACTTCGAGTGCTTGCATGAGCTGAAGCTGATCGTTGACATGGTATATGAAGGCGGATTGTCCAGCATGCGCGATTCCATCAGTAACACTGCGGAATACGGTGACTATGTAACTGGACCACGCATCATTACTGCTGAGACCAAGAAAGCAATGAAAGAAGTACTGTCCGATATTCAGCAAGGTAAATTCGCCCGCGACTTTATCCTTGAGAACCAATCCGGCCGTGCCTTCCTGACCGCTACCCGCCGCAACGAAGCCGCTCATCCGGTAGAAGTGGTCGGCAGCCAGCTGCGTGAAATGATGCACTGGATTAAGAAATAGAGTCATATACTTACTAAATACAATGAACCATAGATAACCCTCAGATGCGGCCGTAATTTTGCGGGCCGCATTTGAGGGTTTATGGACAATCTTCAGGAGGTGCTCAGCATGCGGAAAATTTATGTGTTCGACACGACGCTGCGTGACGGAGAGCAGTCGCCGGGTGTGAACCTCAATACGCGTGAGAAGGTAGAAATCGCTTATCAGCTGGAGAAGCTGGGAATTGACCGGATGGAGGCAGGCTTCCCTGCCGCTTCGCCGGGGGATCTGGCTGCGGTGAATGCAGTAGCCAGAGCGGTCAAGAATGTCACTGTAATCGGTCTGTCGCGTTCCAGAGAGAGCGATATTGATGCGGTCAAGGAAGCGCTGCAGGGGGCACAGGACCCATGCATTCATATTTTCCTGGCAACCTCGCCGATACACCGTCAGCATAAGCTGCGCATGGAGAAGTCACAGGTGCTGGAAACGGCACAATCGGCGATCCGCTATGCTAAGAAGTATTTTCCCAAGCTGGAATTCTCCCTGGAGGACGCCGGACGCACCGAGCGTGAATTCATGGCCGAAATGGTCTCCATGGCGATCCGTGAGGGTGCGAATGTAGTAAATATTCCAGATACAGTCGGTTACTTGAATCCGGCGGAATATGGAGCCATCTTTAAATTCCTGAAGGATACGGTGCCGGATATCGAGCGGGTACAGCTTAGCGCCCATTGTCATAATGATCTGGGGATGGCTACTGCCAATACCCTCGCTGCCATTCAGAATGGTGCAGACCAGATTGAGGGGACAATTAACGGGATCGGGGAACGTGCCGGCAATACAGCGATTGAAGAGGTCGCTCTGGCGCTTGAGACCCGCAGTGAATATTTCGGTGCCAAGACCTCTCTGGTCCTGTCCGAAATCTCCCGTACCAGCCGTCTCGTCAGCAAGCTGACAGGAATGGTTGTTCCGGGCAACAAGGCGATTGTCGGCGCCAATGCTTTCGCCCATGAATCCGGGATTCATCAGGATGGCATGCTGAAGGAGAAGACCACTTATGAGATTATGACGCCCGAAACGATTGGCCTCAAAGAAAGTAAGCTGGTGCTTGGCAAGCATTCCGGCCGTCACGCTTTCCGCGATAAGCTGAGTGATCTGGGCTATGACATTTCTGAGGAAGAGGTCAATGCCGCTTTTGCCAAATTCAAGGATCTCGCAGATAAGAAAAAGGAAGTCTCGGACGAGGATATCCTAGCGCTTCTGGAAGAGAAGCTGATCGATACGCCGGAGACCTTCAGCCTGCAGACGATCTATGTTACGTATGGCAATGAGGCTACTCCAACCGCTAAGGTGATTATTCACGGCCAGGACCCGCAGCCGATTGTGGCGGTTGCCGAAGGCAACGGATCGGTCGACGCAATCTACAATGCCATTGACCAGGCTACAGGGGAAGAAGTCACACTTGGCGATTACTCGATCAAAGCCGTCAGTAGAGGTAAGGATGCTCAGGGTGAGGTACATGTCGTGCTCTCGCAAGGCGAGGTTGCTGCGCAGGGCCGCGGACTTAGCACCGATATTCTGGAAGCGAGTGCCAGAGCCTACCTGGATGCACTGAACAAGCTGATTGAGAAGCGCAAGACCTACACCAAGCGTGAGCATGCCAATCTCTAATTCAGTTATATAAAAGAAGCCTCCCTGGACCAGTACGATTGGTCCGGGGCGGCTTCTTTTTTTGTTCAAAAATTTGCTGAAATTTTTTTGCGCTGAGAATTTTGGTTTTGAATCCAGTTATAGAGGATTTGAAACAAGTTTTTGAATGAAAAGAATGAACAAGATGAGTCGAAAAAATGAAAAATAGTTCATAATCCAAGGCTGATTCCTCATTATCTGCGTTTGAAACCACTTTTTTGTCGATAAAAATATTTTATTTTTAAGTTATCTATGATTTATCTCATAATCTGTTCAGAAATTGTTCAGAGGCGGGATGTAAAGTTACGAAAGTACAGTAAAAGCAAAAATTGAAGGCCCACATACATACTAGCGACAGGGGGACGATCGGGAAGAAGCAGGCGGGGAATGGTAATTGCGACGCTGGAACAATCATTTTGCAGAAAGAGAGAGAGGTTATAATGATATGAAGAAAAAGACGATAGGCGCCTGGTTGGTTGTTGTAATGCTGATTACACAGTTTGCCAACGGTTTCGGGTTCATGACGAAGGTTAAGGCGGATGGGACGGAGATAACAGATCCACTAATTACAAGTGTGACTATGTCAGTCTATGATAATGGTGTTCCTGTAACGGATGTTGTCTACAAGCAGGGGGCTGAAGTCAAGCTGACTTATAATTGGGAGCTTCCCGATAACCATAATTATAAAGGGGGAGATACTTACTCCTTTGATTTGCCTGATAAATTTGTACTCGCTTCAGATATTAAAAATGTAGCACTTGTAGCGGATGGAATGAATTTGGGATCCTTTGATGTACTTAAAGGCAGCCCGAATAAGGTTGTAATGACTTTGGGCAATGATGTTGATAAATTCTTCGGAGTGCATGGTTCCTTTACAATTAAAACCTCCTTTGATATGAGCAAATTCACCGAAACAACAGTACAGACGATTGTCTTCCCTGTAGACGGCGGCAATCAGACCGTTACTATTACTTTCGAGCCTAAGGTAGACTCGACAATCTCTAAACGCGGTGTTCCTAAAGGAACTAACGCAAATAATGTAAATGCTAAACAAATTGTTTGGAGTGTCGATGTAAATAAAGTATTGGACAGTGTCTATGGAGCTAATGTCCTTGATACTATTCCTGCAGGTCTTACTTTGACTAATCCACTGGATGTTAAAGTATATGATCTGAATGTGAAACTAGACGGATCAGTTACACAGGGGTCAGAAATTTCAAACTCCAGGTATTCAGTTACGACTCCTTCGGGTGATCTGAAGGTCGCATTTAATGAATCGCCAATCACAAGCGCTTATCGTGTTCAGTTCACTACCGATATTACAGATACAACTAAAAAAAGCTTTACAAATAATGCTTCTTTCAGTGGAACAAACTTACCAGCTGTTTCTGCATCATCAACAGTCAATGTTACTAGAGGGGCCTATCTTGACAAAAAATCAGCTGATTATAAGTCCGCAACTCAGGTAACTTACTGGGAGATCAATTATAACTATAACGAGTCATCAGTTCTTAAAGATGATGCCGTGTTAAAGGATTATTTTGATGACTCACAGGAACTGGTAGCGGGTTCTGTAAAAGTATTCCCTGTGAATTTCCTGACAAATGCAGCTGGAACTGTTGGAAGCACTGAGGTTAGTAATTATACGGTTACTCCTGCAACCCAGCCTGGGAAGAACGGATTTGAACTGAAATTCAATGAAAACATCAATAGTGCCTATCAAATTAAATATCAAACAAAAGCGATTAACCGAGTTGAGGGATCTCAGACGATTAAGAATTCGGTAACTTCTGGGGCTACAACTATAGAAAAAGAAAGAACTATTGATCAGGTGATCATTAATAAGTCTGCAAGTGTAAACTACAACAGTAAAAAGGTTACTTGGACAGTGGCTATTAATGGTGATAGTTATCCTATGGAGAATGTAGTAGTTAAGGATATTTTCACCAATAAAGGTCTGGAGATTATTCCCGGAACTATTGTCGTCAAGCAAGGTACATCTACGATCACTACAGGCTATACTATCAAGAATTTAAATAATACTACAGGTTTTGATATTGTGTTCACTTCACCAATCAGTGGACCCTATACGATAAGTTATGATACTTATTTTGATAATAAGTGGCTGAATTATGATTGGCTTACAAAGGATGCTAATTTTGAGAATAAAGCGACGGTGGAATGGAATGATCCCGGCTCCACGGTTATTAAAACAAAAACTGTAACTGCCAACTTTGATCCTAAATCAGCAGAGAAAGCCAATGGTTATAAGAGTGGAGACTACAATGCACAAGAAAAGGAAATTACTTGGACGGTTGGGGTGAATTATAACCGGTATTCACTTGCAAATGCTAAAGTAACAGATACATTGCAGGATAATCAAAAATTCGTTCCATCTTCTGTAGAAATTCACACTATGAATGTCAATGAAGATGGTGGTTACTCCAAAGGATCAATTAAGCTTGCTCTGGATACAGATTACAATGTTACCTATAACGAAACGAGCAAAGAACTACAAATAGATTTTACAAAAACAATCACAACGGGTTATGTTATTACTTTTAAAACAAGTCTTAAAGGCCAATTGACTAATACATCAACGTTGAACAATACTGCCAACCTGTATAGTGGTACAAAACCGGAGTCAAAAGATCTAAAGGCTTCAGTGACGATTCCCAAAGCCGGCGAATATGTTACAAAGTCTGGGACACAGAACA is a window of Paenibacillus sp. FSL H3-0469 DNA encoding:
- a CDS encoding 2-isopropylmalate synthase, whose product is MRKIYVFDTTLRDGEQSPGVNLNTREKVEIAYQLEKLGIDRMEAGFPAASPGDLAAVNAVARAVKNVTVIGLSRSRESDIDAVKEALQGAQDPCIHIFLATSPIHRQHKLRMEKSQVLETAQSAIRYAKKYFPKLEFSLEDAGRTEREFMAEMVSMAIREGANVVNIPDTVGYLNPAEYGAIFKFLKDTVPDIERVQLSAHCHNDLGMATANTLAAIQNGADQIEGTINGIGERAGNTAIEEVALALETRSEYFGAKTSLVLSEISRTSRLVSKLTGMVVPGNKAIVGANAFAHESGIHQDGMLKEKTTYEIMTPETIGLKESKLVLGKHSGRHAFRDKLSDLGYDISEEEVNAAFAKFKDLADKKKEVSDEDILALLEEKLIDTPETFSLQTIYVTYGNEATPTAKVIIHGQDPQPIVAVAEGNGSVDAIYNAIDQATGEEVTLGDYSIKAVSRGKDAQGEVHVVLSQGEVAAQGRGLSTDILEASARAYLDALNKLIEKRKTYTKREHANL
- a CDS encoding collagen binding domain-containing protein, whose amino-acid sequence is MKKKTIGAWLVVVMLITQFANGFGFMTKVKADGTEITDPLITSVTMSVYDNGVPVTDVVYKQGAEVKLTYNWELPDNHNYKGGDTYSFDLPDKFVLASDIKNVALVADGMNLGSFDVLKGSPNKVVMTLGNDVDKFFGVHGSFTIKTSFDMSKFTETTVQTIVFPVDGGNQTVTITFEPKVDSTISKRGVPKGTNANNVNAKQIVWSVDVNKVLDSVYGANVLDTIPAGLTLTNPLDVKVYDLNVKLDGSVTQGSEISNSRYSVTTPSGDLKVAFNESPITSAYRVQFTTDITDTTKKSFTNNASFSGTNLPAVSASSTVNVTRGAYLDKKSADYKSATQVTYWEINYNYNESSVLKDDAVLKDYFDDSQELVAGSVKVFPVNFLTNAAGTVGSTEVSNYTVTPATQPGKNGFELKFNENINSAYQIKYQTKAINRVEGSQTIKNSVTSGATTIEKERTIDQVIINKSASVNYNSKKVTWTVAINGDSYPMENVVVKDIFTNKGLEIIPGTIVVKQGTSTITTGYTIKNLNNTTGFDIVFTSPISGPYTISYDTYFDNKWLNYDWLTKDANFENKATVEWNDPGSTVIKTKTVTANFDPKSAEKANGYKSGDYNAQEKEITWTVGVNYNRYSLANAKVTDTLQDNQKFVPSSVEIHTMNVNEDGGYSKGSIKLALDTDYNVTYNETSKELQIDFTKTITTGYVITFKTSLKGQLTNTSTLNNTANLYSGTKPESKDLKASVTIPKAGEYVTKSGTQNNLNIKWTVNINHNQSYIESAKIVDDPSDNQILIPDSFKLYATTVNSGGTVSKVSTPLTKGTDYDLVITTDPDLGKQQFVLTFKAPIEKPYILEYESLIVANNGQKVSNHVSISGENSTTITKQTSKEVTVALSDADGVGTGSRKNLKVVKEDSTNPSLKLSGATFALYRKAGGTETVFNTLTTDSKGEINFNNLWPGTYTLQEITAPAGYILNPTRYPVNFDSTLETVMTVKNQKTATPTPSPTATPAPTATPTPAPTATPTPTATPTTAPTATPTTAPTATPTTAPTATPTTAPTATPTTAPTATPTTAPTATPTTAPTATPTTAPTATPTTAPTATPTTAPTATPTTAPTATPTTVPTTEPTATPTPVTVPTSPPVYYTPTPGPSTIPGVVGTPTPTPSVTPAPTGTPAASSTPGVTTEPVATPAVTPAVTPAQPGTVSTPTPQATQVTTIEEVPIDGEIPLGGIPSIGEEPAHGTVTITPDGKWTYTPDPGYTGKDKFTIVVTDEDGNEEEITIEVGVDEVPKGTVTEPTDKGNNSGLPGKLPQTGEESPLPLYLTGGGLIILGAVLARRFNARKKM
- the ilvC gene encoding ketol-acid reductoisomerase; amino-acid sequence: MAVTTYYEQDAELSVLKGKTIAVIGYGSQGHAQAQNLRDSGLQVIIGLREGKSFEAAKNDGFEVLSVAEAVSRADVVQILMPDETQASVYKNDIEPNLKNGAALMFSHGFNVHFGQIVAPKDADVLLVAPKSPGHMVRRTYVEGFGVPGLIAIEQDATGNAQAIGLAYAKGIGCTRAGVIETSFREETETDLFGEQAVLCGGVSELIKAGFETLTEAGYAPEMAYFECLHELKLIVDMVYEGGLSSMRDSISNTAEYGDYVTGPRIITAETKKAMKEVLSDIQQGKFARDFILENQSGRAFLTATRRNEAAHPVEVVGSQLREMMHWIKK